In the genome of Dermacentor silvarum isolate Dsil-2018 chromosome 1, BIME_Dsil_1.4, whole genome shotgun sequence, one region contains:
- the LOC119436897 gene encoding acyl-CoA Delta-9 desaturase-like: MTTSSVTTTSVTERKKHLENNDDQDRQQLPDNSSDTESEVVSEEPFKMEIVWRNVFLFLGLHIGAACGLYCAIFTAKWQTNLLAFIGLGISGVGSSVAAHRLWCHRTFKAKLPLRILLMVANCFALQNDIYEWTRDHRVHHKFSDTDADPHNIKRGFFFAHMGWLMCKKHPEVFRKGATIDCSDVLQDPVVVFQRKYYVPLVTLFCFVLPTLVPMWLVGETFWNAHLVNGLLRYTISLHMTWLVNSAAHTWGYRPYDKNIAPTENPAMSVGMFGEGFHNFHHAFPQDYKSSEFGPLLNPATIFIDLMALIGQAYDLKTTPKHLIEKRIERTGDKKQHYLRAFAST, translated from the exons AGCTCCGTAACGACCACCTCAGTGACGGAGAGGAAAAAACACCTCGAGAACAATGACGACCAGGATCGCCAGCAGCTGCCGGATAACAGCAGCGACACCGAGAGCGAGGTGGTCTCCGAGGAGCCTTTCAAGATGGAGATCGTCTGGCGCAACGTGTTCCTCTTCCTTGGGCTCCACATTGGGGCCGCGTGCGGCCTCTACTGCGCCATCTTCACGGCCAAGTGGCAGACAAACCTTTTGG CCTTCATCGGTCTTGGCATCTCCGGCGTCGGCTCTTCAGTGGCAGCCCACCGACTCTGGTGCCACCGCACGTTCAAGGCGAAGCTGCCGCTCAGGATACTGCTCATGGTGGCCAACTGCTTCGCGCTGCAG AACGACATCTACGAGTGGACGCGGGACCACCGGGTACACCACAAGTTCTCGGACACAGACGCCGACCCGCACAACATCAAGCGTGGCTTCTTTTTCGCTCACATGGGCTGGCTCATGTGCAAGAAACACCCCGAGGTGTTCCGGAAGGGCGCCACCATCGACTGCTCCGACGTGCTGCAGGATCCCGTGGTCGTCTTCCAGAGGAA GTACTACGTTCCTCTAGTGACGCTCTTTTGCTTCGTGCTGCCGACGCTCGTGCCAATGTGGCTGGTGGGCGAGACGTTCTGGAACGCGCACCTGGTGAACGGCCTGCTGCGCTACACCATCAGCCTGCACATGACGTGGCTGGTGAACAGCGCGGCACACACTTGGGGCTACCGGCCGTACGACAAGAACATCGCGCCCACCGAGAACCCGGCCATGTCCGTAGGAATGTTCGGCGAGGGTTTCCACAACTTTCACCACGCTTTCCCGCAG GACTACAAGAGCAGCGAGTTCGGGCCACTGCTCAACCCTGCCACTATCTTCATCGACCTGATGGCGCTGATCGGCCAAGCGTACGATCTCAAGACCACGCCCAAGCACCTCATTGAGAAGCGCATCGAGAGGACCGGTGACAAGAAGCAGCACTACTTGAGGGCATTCGCGTCTACTTGA